The region CCCGCGAGGCGACCTCTCCCAACGGGATTTCGGCTGTGACGACGCCGACGGTGAACGCGGCGATGACGAGTCCGATGAACGGGGGCACGTCGAACTGGACGAGCAGGAGGACCACAACCACGAGTCCGACGAGAAACGCTACCGCGGGGTCGTACTGGCCGAACAGGAGTGGTATGGAGTGATACGACACACCACTAGTAGATCCACATCCGAGGTAATAATCTTTCCATATATTGGAATAATAACCGTGGATACTACCAAACGTACCGGTGGTGAAACGGAGCAAGAACACGCCTTCAGTGACGGTACTGACTCACAGATATCAGTCGAGCGCAGTCAGCCGGTTGAGTGCGTAGATGATGCGCAGGATCGCGGCGGCCTCGCCGCGGTCGAAGACGAGTTCATCAGTTCGAATAACGTGGTCGAGCACCGCCCGCGAGGCGTGGTCGGGCGCGGCGGCGATCCCTTTTCCATCGGCGGCCCACTCCATCACGCGCAGGTCGGACTTCGAATCGCCCATCACGAGCGCGAACGGGTCGTCCACTCCAAGGACCTCGAAGGCCGCCTCGACGCCGACGACTTTGTTCAACTCTAGACTGCCGACCTCGGCGGCGTCGGCCTCGTAGTAGGCGACGTCGATGCGCTCGAAGACCTCGGTGAGCGCCGCCGGCAGTTCCGCCGAATCGCGTTTCGGGAGTTCGCCGCGACGTTCGAGCACGCCACGGATTTCGGGGTCGACTGCGGCGTAGAAGGTCCGCGCCCACTCGCTGCCGTCCTCAACGTCAGTTTCTTCCGCAACGACCGTGCCGAGCAGGTCAACGAGATAGCAGAGCGCCCGGTCGATGATGTCCCTCGCCTCCCGACTCCCGGTCTCGGCGTTCGGCTTCAGGGTGACGTTGAACTCGTTGCCTTGCAGGTGACAGCCCGCCCGAATCCCGTCGGGAGCCTCGGGCAGTACGCGCGAACGCAACCCGTAGAAGACGTTCTGCATCCCCTCGTCGAGGCGCTCGTAGAGCAACTTTTTGGTGTCCGTGCCGTGACCGGGCGTGAACGCGCCGGTGCCGGCCTCGTAGACGATGCTGAGAGTTCCCGAGTGAACGAGTTCACTGCCGAGACCCTGAATGGCGAATCCTTTCACGTTTTCGAGGGTTTGGCCGGTACAGATGACGATCGGCACTCCCTCCTCGTGGAGTTCGGTCAGGTAATGGAGCGTCTCGCGAGGGATCTCGTTGTCCGTGCCGCCAGCAGAACGGAGGGTCTCGTCGACGTCGAGCACGAGGACGTTCACCCCGCGACCGTGTTTCGTCAGGAGGTCGAGCGCCGTAAAGGCCTCCTCGCGGGTCGCGTGGGCGGCGACCTCACAGAGGGTTTCGCCGTGATCGAAGGCGTCTCGAATCTCCCCCTTTCGCCTATCGAGTTCGGTGTCGATCGCCTGGTACTGTTCGAGCGCGACGCGCGAATCGACGGGTGGAAAGACGTCGACGAACCGCTGATGGTCGCGCAAACC is a window of Halococcus sediminicola DNA encoding:
- a CDS encoding HAD family hydrolase, which translates into the protein MDRYDLLYDLYESFDTDGLRDHQRFVDVFPPVDSRVALEQYQAIDTELDRRKGEIRDAFDHGETLCEVAAHATREEAFTALDLLTKHGRGVNVLVLDVDETLRSAGGTDNEIPRETLHYLTELHEEGVPIVICTGQTLENVKGFAIQGLGSELVHSGTLSIVYEAGTGAFTPGHGTDTKKLLYERLDEGMQNVFYGLRSRVLPEAPDGIRAGCHLQGNEFNVTLKPNAETGSREARDIIDRALCYLVDLLGTVVAEETDVEDGSEWARTFYAAVDPEIRGVLERRGELPKRDSAELPAALTEVFERIDVAYYEADAAEVGSLELNKVVGVEAAFEVLGVDDPFALVMGDSKSDLRVMEWAADGKGIAAAPDHASRAVLDHVIRTDELVFDRGEAAAILRIIYALNRLTALD